From the Maioricimonas rarisocia genome, one window contains:
- a CDS encoding serine/threonine-protein kinase, whose translation MNPVSATRCPELTVLQHFLQDGLRAEQAVRVESHVVECAACQEILEQLVQSGSVEELLKYQANALFAAEFRPSPGPSVDATPDGAANGSTSRDRHVDDASGDDGNRHDGNRHDGNRHDGNRHDGNRPQVIGGFRVVKELGRGSFGVVYLGHDEALDRAVAIKVPHRHVVHRAGGVGPFLAEARTLAKLCHPHIVQVYEAKADPDVACFVVSQYVAGKSLAEHVATHTFSPGEAVRLILPLTDALQHAHEQGVVHRDIKPANILLDATGRPYLADFGLAMQEDDAGSGPRLLGTPAYMSPEQARGEGHRVDGRTDIYSLAVVLYRLLTGRRPFMARQPADLLDLIANVDPPSARQKNRRIPRSLDRICATALARDVSQRYASASEFQEALQRWLESADAPSGSVNSSASAASFPADAEATLIPGALQSIGEFRLRKQIGAGATGVVYRAWQPNAEREVAVKCLTVNDEPARIRFLTEIRALGSVQHPNLIRVYSAGQTGDRLYYAMELIDGTGGSGLLRYLRTTEQTGADEAIWADALREATVVAGQKEPSSNHYSDRASPQAAAAAGSNERDLRRKAERTACESSAYVRRVVEAVRSIALATQALHDANIIHRDIKPDNILFGRDGKRVVLTDLGVAKLTTEGNESVTRTREFVGSLRYASPEQVIDAAEVDRRTDIYSLGATLWELLTLRPFLGIESGDGDAKAMLKIELHEPEPVRKYNRAASVDLDAVVLKCLEKRPEHRYRTAADLAEDLERVLQQQPVQARPVGRVTRFVRRLRRRPLVPALVVSIFVMAIVLMGSLLPPSENPVNTVRVGVKPWVGFAPLVVAARLGLCEETDIELVPVRTTSDVGRRVLAGELEFASYLVDSHALGRANRIPTRAILMLDTSLTADGVVAKAGIETFEDLRGKSVAYMHHEAPHFLLLGLCEQHGLDLADFRHVKTETAQEAVDAFLGGHVDAVVTYEPFLSRVVSERPGSRLVASAADDPGSIIDLLTVREDFLVQHRHKVEEVIRAWFRGLELLQSGDPAALQAACDFLGTDGEPISVDTFREMERGMIYGSRDANLRFFRRNAHGSNEFQVRMNAAQRRWSVHHQLPRWTDPAEAASDLFLEMYGNP comes from the coding sequence ATGAATCCCGTCTCCGCCACCAGATGCCCCGAGTTGACTGTCCTTCAGCACTTTCTGCAGGATGGCCTGCGCGCCGAACAGGCGGTCCGGGTCGAGTCTCACGTCGTCGAGTGTGCGGCCTGCCAGGAAATCCTCGAACAGCTGGTTCAGTCGGGATCTGTCGAGGAGCTTCTCAAGTATCAGGCGAACGCTCTCTTCGCTGCAGAGTTCCGGCCGTCTCCCGGCCCGTCCGTCGATGCGACTCCAGATGGCGCTGCCAATGGCTCCACATCAAGGGACCGGCATGTCGATGACGCATCCGGCGATGACGGCAACAGGCATGACGGCAACAGGCATGACGGCAACAGGCATGACGGCAACAGGCATGACGGCAACAGGCCGCAGGTCATTGGCGGTTTTCGTGTCGTCAAAGAGCTCGGGCGGGGATCATTCGGCGTCGTCTATCTTGGTCACGATGAAGCGCTCGACCGCGCTGTGGCCATCAAGGTGCCGCACAGGCACGTCGTGCATAGAGCGGGGGGCGTCGGTCCGTTCCTGGCAGAGGCACGCACGCTGGCGAAACTCTGTCATCCGCACATCGTTCAGGTGTACGAAGCGAAAGCAGATCCTGACGTCGCGTGCTTCGTCGTGTCGCAGTACGTTGCCGGCAAGAGCCTTGCTGAGCATGTTGCCACGCACACATTCTCTCCCGGCGAGGCGGTCCGCCTCATTCTGCCTCTCACCGATGCTCTGCAGCACGCACACGAACAGGGTGTCGTTCATCGCGATATCAAGCCGGCGAACATCCTGCTCGACGCCACGGGGCGTCCGTACCTGGCCGACTTCGGACTTGCGATGCAGGAAGACGACGCCGGCAGCGGTCCGCGGTTGCTCGGCACTCCAGCGTATATGAGTCCGGAACAGGCCCGCGGCGAAGGGCACCGCGTTGATGGACGCACCGACATCTACAGCCTTGCGGTCGTGCTGTACCGGTTGCTGACAGGGCGTCGACCGTTCATGGCGCGTCAGCCGGCGGATCTGCTGGATCTCATTGCCAACGTCGATCCGCCATCGGCCCGTCAGAAGAACCGACGGATTCCACGGTCCCTCGATCGGATCTGTGCGACTGCCCTGGCACGGGACGTATCCCAACGTTATGCGTCCGCCAGTGAGTTTCAGGAGGCCCTGCAGCGCTGGCTCGAGTCGGCCGATGCGCCGTCCGGAAGCGTCAACAGTTCTGCGTCGGCAGCGTCGTTCCCGGCAGACGCGGAAGCGACTCTCATCCCCGGGGCTCTGCAGTCGATCGGCGAGTTCCGGCTTCGCAAACAGATCGGTGCCGGTGCCACCGGTGTCGTTTACCGGGCCTGGCAGCCGAATGCGGAACGCGAAGTCGCAGTGAAGTGTCTGACGGTCAACGACGAACCGGCCCGAATCCGGTTTCTCACAGAGATTCGAGCTCTCGGCAGTGTGCAGCATCCGAATCTCATTCGGGTTTACTCGGCTGGCCAGACGGGTGACCGACTGTACTACGCGATGGAACTGATTGACGGGACCGGCGGGTCAGGCCTCCTCCGGTACCTCCGGACGACGGAACAGACCGGTGCGGACGAAGCCATCTGGGCCGATGCCCTGCGTGAGGCCACTGTTGTGGCCGGTCAAAAGGAACCTTCGAGCAACCATTACAGTGATCGGGCGAGCCCGCAGGCTGCCGCGGCTGCAGGGAGCAACGAACGGGATCTCCGGCGGAAGGCAGAGCGTACCGCCTGCGAGTCGTCAGCGTATGTTCGCCGCGTCGTTGAAGCTGTTCGGAGTATTGCCCTGGCGACGCAGGCTCTTCACGACGCGAACATCATTCATCGCGATATCAAGCCGGACAACATTCTCTTCGGGCGTGACGGGAAACGCGTCGTGCTGACGGATCTTGGCGTCGCGAAGCTGACGACGGAGGGCAACGAGAGCGTTACCCGCACACGGGAGTTCGTTGGCAGCCTTCGCTATGCGAGTCCCGAACAGGTGATCGACGCCGCAGAAGTCGATCGCCGAACGGATATCTACAGTCTTGGCGCGACGCTCTGGGAACTGCTGACGCTGCGGCCGTTTCTCGGAATCGAATCCGGAGATGGTGACGCGAAGGCAATGCTGAAGATCGAACTGCATGAGCCGGAGCCCGTTCGAAAGTACAATCGGGCGGCTTCGGTCGATCTCGACGCCGTCGTGCTGAAATGCCTCGAGAAACGTCCTGAGCATCGTTATCGGACTGCAGCCGACCTCGCGGAGGATCTCGAGCGCGTGCTGCAACAGCAACCGGTTCAGGCCCGCCCCGTCGGACGAGTCACCCGATTCGTCCGACGACTGCGTCGTCGGCCTCTGGTTCCGGCGCTCGTTGTGTCGATCTTCGTCATGGCAATCGTGCTGATGGGAAGCCTGCTGCCCCCATCAGAGAATCCGGTCAACACGGTTCGCGTCGGCGTGAAGCCGTGGGTCGGCTTTGCACCGCTTGTCGTGGCGGCTCGACTGGGACTCTGCGAGGAGACGGACATCGAGCTGGTGCCGGTTCGCACGACCTCGGATGTCGGCCGGCGGGTGCTGGCAGGCGAACTCGAGTTTGCCTCGTATCTGGTCGACTCGCATGCACTTGGCAGAGCAAACCGGATTCCGACCCGGGCGATCCTCATGCTCGACACGTCGCTGACGGCCGACGGTGTCGTTGCGAAGGCAGGCATCGAGACCTTCGAGGATCTGCGCGGGAAGTCCGTTGCCTACATGCATCACGAGGCCCCGCACTTCCTGCTGCTCGGTCTCTGCGAACAGCACGGCCTCGACCTTGCGGACTTCCGCCACGTGAAGACCGAGACCGCGCAGGAAGCTGTCGACGCTTTCCTCGGGGGGCATGTCGACGCCGTCGTCACCTATGAACCGTTCCTTTCCCGCGTTGTTTCGGAGCGGCCCGGCTCACGCCTTGTGGCCAGCGCGGCAGACGATCCCGGCTCAATCATCGACCTGCTGACCGTCCGCGAAGACTTTCTGGTTCAGCATCGTCACAAAGTCGAGGAGGTGATCCGGGCATGGTTTCGTGGCCTGGAACTGCTGCAGAGCGGTGATCCCGCAGCGCTGCAAGCCGCGTGTGACTTTCTCGGGACCGACGGTGAACCGATCAGCGTGGACACGTTTCGCGAGATGGAACGCGGCATGATTTACGGAAGTCGCGACGCCAATCTCCGCTTCTTCCGCAGGAATGCCCACGGTTCGAACGAATTCCAGGTACGGATGAATGCGGCTCAGAGGCGTTGGAGTGTGCACCACCAGTTGCCGCGCTGGACCGATCCGGCTGAGGCCGCATCCGATCTCTTCCTCGAGATGTATGGCAATCCGTGA
- a CDS encoding ECF-type sigma factor — translation MVNGSSGKRANLPATGRSSAEMLPFVYDELRKLARFRMSQEPHGHTLQATALVHEVFLRLRSCGGSDNWDSRGHFLAAAAEAMRRILVERARRKQTLKRGGGWQRGSLDHLCEASDVSPAELLALDESLTRLAEEHPEKVELVKLRFFTGLTIQESAEALGVSVSTANNYWAFARSWLHLEMSESAAD, via the coding sequence ATGGTTAACGGGTCATCGGGCAAGCGCGCGAATCTGCCCGCCACGGGTCGATCCAGCGCAGAGATGCTGCCGTTCGTCTACGACGAACTGCGGAAACTGGCACGATTCCGCATGTCGCAGGAGCCGCACGGGCACACCCTGCAGGCGACCGCTCTCGTGCACGAAGTCTTTCTGCGGCTGAGGTCCTGTGGCGGATCGGACAACTGGGACTCCCGCGGCCACTTTCTCGCGGCCGCTGCGGAGGCGATGCGGCGAATTCTGGTCGAGCGGGCACGTCGCAAGCAGACGCTCAAGCGCGGCGGTGGCTGGCAGCGAGGCTCGCTGGATCATCTCTGCGAGGCGAGCGATGTCTCGCCGGCCGAGCTTCTGGCGCTCGATGAGAGTCTCACCCGGTTAGCGGAGGAGCATCCGGAGAAGGTCGAGCTGGTCAAACTCCGCTTTTTTACGGGACTGACCATTCAGGAATCGGCAGAAGCACTCGGGGTCTCGGTCAGTACAGCGAACAACTACTGGGCCTTTGCCAGAAGCTGGCTGCATCTCGAGATGTCGGAATCCGCAGCGGACTAG
- a CDS encoding protein kinase domain-containing protein → MSTREELLFYRALRLGAEEREPFLDDACGENRQLRRRLSLLLEANDQQQTLLDRPVAENVLCAPRPEEAVETTIGGYTLKEQIGEGTFGVVYVAEQTRPVRRAVALKLVKPGMDSAEIVERFEAERQTLALMEHPNIALILDGGTTATGRPYFVMELVRGVPMTEYCDQHALSVPERLHLFLDVCSAVEHAHQKGVIHRDLKPSNILVTTRDGAAVPKVIDFGVAKVMAAHVLDVTISTHCAQLIGTPAYMSPEQAELSNVDVDTRSDVYSLGVLLYELLTGDTPHSRSELRELRFDELRRVIQEVEPSPPSRVLRKQHEQLAISVARLRSSDVHHLQRIFRGELDWIVLKALSKQRDARYQSAGALAADLRRHLAGHAVEAGPPSTMYLLRKFAQRHRHILSTALAVAVILLAATGISLWQSIRATLAEKEADRHRREAVSNAMLAKSQAEEAQRLLYASDIRLAAEASSREDITRMRDLLAAHIPEAGEPDRRGFAWHYLWKQNAVSSEVLATFEHALYFVALSTDGAWLACCGASDDVSLFDARTLQRQRTIDTGQGEVNGLAFSHDSRWLASTGDDGCVALWDLQSGKEVRRIKAHANLAYQCAFTPDDSILATCGDEPTIRLWDPRTGESLGTLAGTTEKFECLAISSAGLLAAGSRDHTARIWHLPDRQHILTDTIKQITGIVGAVTFDRRQRILVTGTGRGLLSVIEVNGEVAVRMRRPMQNGISAVAVSDDATSILVGDDVGLIHQLPAGLSASWMPSNEETATVARRWQAHDGGVASIRSLPEGRGIVSCGSDGRLVRWRRETGGRLIRPPARASQLDFVGPDTFVAVDNTVRLHDARTGSTLRESVPSPYHFIAVAVAPGAGKLFAASNFRVVSASIDDMQVLRDRYQSQSTEEIRGLAADDAGTRLAMFIYDTAGKAHQLALLDTTIDRITLTRRCSSINAMAFSPDGNTLAFSQNNDICLLNVTSGQIVGRLVGHGDSLQTLDFSPDGQQLASGSDDRTIRIWDVSDGRQLWMTIAHANSVRSLAFSPEGQTVVSGGDDSFLRLWRWRTGRMLCELPTERAKLLQVRFSPDGHRIATLSGMHRISLFDGTPTKP, encoded by the coding sequence ATGTCGACTCGCGAAGAACTGCTCTTTTATCGGGCGCTCCGCCTCGGTGCAGAAGAGCGTGAACCGTTTCTGGATGACGCCTGTGGGGAGAATCGTCAGCTGCGGCGGCGTCTCTCGCTGCTGCTCGAGGCGAACGACCAGCAGCAGACCCTTCTGGACCGCCCCGTCGCCGAGAACGTCCTGTGCGCGCCGCGGCCGGAAGAGGCCGTCGAGACGACGATCGGGGGGTACACGCTCAAGGAGCAGATCGGCGAGGGGACGTTCGGCGTCGTCTACGTCGCCGAACAGACGCGGCCGGTCCGACGTGCCGTCGCCCTCAAGCTCGTCAAACCGGGGATGGATTCCGCAGAGATTGTGGAGCGGTTCGAGGCGGAACGTCAGACACTCGCTCTGATGGAGCATCCGAACATCGCGCTGATCCTGGACGGGGGGACGACCGCCACGGGGCGGCCGTATTTCGTGATGGAACTGGTCCGCGGCGTGCCGATGACCGAATACTGCGATCAGCACGCACTGAGTGTCCCGGAACGACTCCACCTGTTCCTCGACGTCTGCAGCGCCGTCGAACACGCCCACCAGAAAGGAGTGATTCACAGAGACCTGAAGCCGTCCAACATTCTGGTGACGACGCGGGACGGGGCCGCCGTCCCCAAAGTGATCGATTTCGGCGTCGCCAAGGTGATGGCTGCACACGTACTGGACGTCACCATCTCGACCCACTGTGCCCAGCTGATCGGCACACCGGCCTACATGAGCCCGGAGCAGGCCGAACTTTCGAATGTGGATGTCGACACGCGCAGTGACGTCTACTCACTGGGTGTTCTGCTCTACGAACTGCTGACCGGCGACACGCCGCACAGCCGCAGCGAACTGCGTGAGCTTCGATTCGACGAACTGCGACGCGTCATCCAGGAAGTTGAGCCATCGCCGCCCAGTCGCGTGCTGCGGAAGCAGCACGAGCAACTGGCCATCAGCGTCGCACGGCTGCGAAGCAGCGACGTCCATCACTTGCAGCGAATCTTCCGGGGAGAGCTGGACTGGATCGTCCTGAAAGCCCTGTCGAAGCAGCGGGATGCGCGGTATCAGTCCGCCGGGGCCCTCGCGGCCGATCTGCGGCGGCATCTGGCCGGACATGCGGTCGAGGCCGGACCTCCGTCGACGATGTATCTGCTCCGCAAGTTTGCACAGCGACACCGGCACATTTTGAGCACGGCGCTTGCGGTCGCGGTGATTCTTCTGGCGGCCACCGGCATCAGCCTCTGGCAGTCGATCCGGGCGACTCTGGCAGAGAAGGAGGCAGACCGGCACCGTCGGGAGGCAGTCAGCAATGCCATGCTCGCCAAATCACAGGCGGAGGAAGCACAGCGGCTGCTTTATGCCAGCGACATCCGTCTGGCAGCGGAAGCCTCGTCGCGGGAGGATATCACTCGAATGCGGGACCTGCTGGCGGCTCACATCCCGGAGGCAGGCGAGCCGGATCGTCGCGGATTCGCGTGGCACTACCTCTGGAAGCAGAATGCCGTCTCTTCCGAAGTTCTGGCGACATTCGAACATGCGCTGTACTTTGTCGCCCTTTCGACGGATGGAGCGTGGCTGGCCTGCTGCGGCGCGAGCGATGATGTCTCTCTGTTCGATGCACGGACACTTCAGCGACAGCGGACCATCGACACCGGCCAGGGCGAGGTGAACGGGCTGGCGTTTTCGCACGATTCGAGGTGGCTCGCCAGTACAGGCGACGACGGCTGTGTCGCGTTGTGGGACCTGCAGTCCGGAAAGGAAGTCCGCCGCATCAAGGCACACGCGAATCTGGCGTATCAATGCGCCTTCACTCCCGACGATTCGATCCTGGCAACGTGCGGCGATGAACCGACAATCCGACTGTGGGATCCCCGGACGGGCGAGTCGCTGGGGACGCTCGCAGGCACGACGGAAAAATTCGAGTGTCTGGCGATCTCGTCGGCCGGTTTGCTGGCAGCCGGCTCACGCGATCATACGGCAAGGATATGGCACCTTCCCGATCGCCAGCACATCCTGACCGACACGATTAAGCAGATTACGGGCATCGTGGGGGCGGTCACCTTTGACAGACGACAGCGGATTCTTGTGACCGGAACGGGGCGCGGGCTGCTTTCGGTTATCGAAGTCAACGGTGAAGTCGCGGTTCGCATGCGTCGACCAATGCAGAACGGAATCTCGGCGGTCGCCGTCTCCGACGATGCCACATCGATCCTGGTTGGCGACGACGTCGGGCTGATCCACCAGCTTCCGGCAGGCCTGTCCGCATCGTGGATGCCGTCGAACGAAGAAACAGCCACCGTCGCGAGACGCTGGCAGGCTCACGACGGAGGTGTCGCATCGATCCGGAGTCTCCCGGAAGGACGAGGAATCGTCAGTTGTGGCAGCGATGGGCGTCTCGTCCGCTGGCGCCGGGAAACGGGGGGCCGGCTGATCCGGCCGCCAGCACGGGCGTCGCAACTCGACTTTGTCGGCCCGGACACCTTCGTTGCCGTTGACAACACGGTCCGGCTGCACGATGCCAGGACCGGTTCGACTCTTCGGGAAAGCGTGCCGAGCCCGTACCACTTCATCGCAGTGGCCGTCGCTCCGGGTGCCGGGAAGCTCTTCGCCGCGTCGAACTTCCGCGTTGTTTCCGCCAGCATCGACGACATGCAGGTGCTGCGTGACCGGTATCAGTCGCAGAGCACGGAGGAGATTCGGGGTCTGGCCGCAGACGATGCCGGGACCCGCCTGGCCATGTTCATTTACGACACGGCGGGCAAAGCCCATCAGCTCGCACTGCTCGACACGACCATAGACCGGATCACGCTGACCCGTCGTTGCAGCTCGATCAATGCCATGGCCTTCAGCCCCGACGGAAACACGCTGGCCTTCAGCCAGAATAATGACATCTGCCTCCTTAACGTCACCAGCGGTCAGATTGTGGGGCGGCTGGTCGGACATGGTGACTCGCTGCAGACGCTCGACTTCTCACCGGACGGCCAGCAGCTTGCCTCCGGATCGGATGATCGAACGATCCGCATCTGGGACGTCTCGGACGGCAGGCAGTTGTGGATGACGATCGCTCATGCCAACAGCGTCCGTTCGCTCGCTTTCTCCCCGGAAGGCCAGACGGTTGTCTCCGGCGGTGATGATTCGTTCCTGCGCCTCTGGAGATGGCGCACCGGGCGTATGCTGTGCGAACTGCCGACGGAACGGGCGAAGCTGCTTCAGGTCCGCTTTTCTCCGGACGGCCACCGCATCGCCACACTCTCCGGCATGCATCGCATCTCGCTGTTTGACGGCACGCCGACCAAGCCCTGA
- a CDS encoding DUF1559 domain-containing protein, whose protein sequence is MKSSGRSPRVIGARGFTLIELLVVIAIIAILVALLLPAVQAAREAARRSQCKNNLKQLGIALHNYHDVHRTFPPGYRFIAGSTTDTIGGLNISILPYIEKASIKDRIDVNTPWFLFPADIARTTVPVFVCPSDTAPNPYNYPALGALGLPIGDTVGIASYAHSVGYDDAICFSSGLGAKPKTQHTGVFYAHSKTQFRDLTDGSSHTFAIGEAASGFEMCRGVGCSTPLGVPAAHSWLISGTNKEHYYAIGIQYGGSLASTVERINKPVATDSNYQSISGPFDCRPSWNGGPHWVTNFRSFHEGGASFLFCDGSVTFLSENIDMDLYRALSTVRGGEVAQRP, encoded by the coding sequence ATGAAGAGTTCGGGACGCTCTCCCCGCGTCATCGGCGCACGCGGCTTCACGCTCATCGAACTGCTGGTGGTCATCGCCATCATCGCGATTCTGGTGGCATTGCTGCTGCCCGCCGTTCAGGCCGCGCGCGAGGCGGCCCGTCGGTCCCAATGCAAGAACAACCTCAAGCAACTGGGGATCGCGCTGCACAATTATCACGACGTGCATCGTACGTTTCCGCCCGGTTATCGTTTCATTGCGGGGTCGACGACCGACACGATCGGCGGGCTGAACATCTCAATTCTGCCGTACATCGAGAAAGCGAGCATCAAGGATCGGATCGACGTCAACACACCCTGGTTCCTGTTTCCCGCCGACATTGCCCGCACAACTGTGCCGGTGTTCGTGTGCCCGTCGGACACGGCTCCAAACCCGTACAACTATCCGGCTCTCGGAGCACTCGGACTGCCGATCGGCGATACCGTGGGGATTGCTTCGTATGCCCACAGCGTCGGCTACGACGATGCGATCTGCTTCTCATCCGGCCTCGGTGCGAAGCCGAAGACGCAACACACCGGCGTGTTCTACGCCCACTCGAAGACGCAGTTCCGCGATCTGACGGACGGCTCCAGCCACACGTTTGCCATCGGTGAGGCCGCTTCGGGATTCGAAATGTGCCGCGGCGTCGGCTGTTCGACCCCTCTGGGCGTTCCGGCGGCACACTCCTGGCTCATCTCGGGAACGAACAAGGAGCATTACTACGCGATCGGCATTCAGTACGGAGGTTCGCTGGCGAGCACGGTCGAACGGATCAACAAGCCGGTTGCCACCGACTCGAATTACCAGTCGATCAGCGGTCCGTTCGATTGCCGGCCGAGCTGGAACGGCGGCCCCCACTGGGTGACCAACTTCCGCAGCTTCCATGAAGGAGGAGCGAGCTTCCTGTTCTGCGACGGCTCGGTCACGTTCCTCAGTGAGAACATCGACATGGATCTCTATCGGGCTCTGTCGACGGTTCGCGGCGGCGAAGTCGCCCAGCGACCGTAG